Proteins from a single region of Hordeum vulgare subsp. vulgare chromosome 6H, MorexV3_pseudomolecules_assembly, whole genome shotgun sequence:
- the LOC123401359 gene encoding protein CbxX, chromosomal isoform X1, whose amino-acid sequence MPGPGSQNGRVRPPKTEAIHGLVRAGDVGAVQRKLQENPAFLNDKNPVMRQTPLHVAAGYNNAEIVKFLLDWQGQGADRVEVEAKNMYGETPLHMAVKNSAYESAKLLLERGVHTGAKANNGMSPLHLAVWHALQTGDCSTVSLLLSYNADCNAKDDEGKIPLNHIPGGAGNDMLLQLLTRHMEEQRKQKALMTCHEQQAMAEFEEAISQIVGLQELKMQLRRWARGMLFDEKRRAMGLGIATRRAPHMAFLGNPGTGKTLVARILGKLLHMIGILSTDKVTEVQRTDLVGEFVGHTGPKTRRKIEDAEGGILFVDEAYRLIPTQKSDDKDYGLEALEEIMSVMDSGKVVVIFAGYCKQMKRVIASNDGFCRRVTKFFYFDDFTTTELAEILLLKMNSLTDTSLLYGFRLHQSCTRGAVGELIARETTEEWLKQMNGGLVDTLLVNARENLDLRLDFSCNDAETMITITLEDLEAGLRQISRQRHLR is encoded by the exons ATGCCGGGTCCGGGTAGCCAGAACGGACGGGTGAGGCCGCCCAAGACCGAGGCCATCCACGGCCTCGTGCGCGCTGGCGACGTGGGGGCCGTCCAGAGGAAGTTGCAGGAGAACCCCGCCTTCCTCAACGACAAGAATCCTGTG ATGCGCCAAACACCACTTCATGTCGCAGCTGGATACAACAATGCTGAGATAGTGAAATTCCTTCTTGATTGGCAAGGGCAAGGTGCAGATAGAGTTGAGGTGGAGGCAAAGAACATG TACGGAGAGACACCCCTGCATATGGCAGTAAAAAATAGTGCTTATGAATCAGCAAAATTGCTCCTTGAACGTGGTGTACATACAGGAGCCAAAGCAAAT AATGGCATGTCACCATTGCATTTAGCTGTCTGGCATGCACTTCAAACTGGAGATTGCAGCACCGTCAGTTTGTTGCTAAGCTATAATGCAGATTGCAATGCTAAAGATGAT GAAGGCAAAATCCCTTTAAATCATATCCCAGGAGGAGCTGGCAATGATATgctgctccagctcctcactcgccATATGGaagaacaaagaaaacaaaaagccCTCATGACATGCCATGAACAACAGGCAATGGCGGAGTTTGAAGAAGCAATATCACAAATCGTGGGATTGCAAGAGCTGAAAATGCAATTACGTCGATGGGCCAGGGGAATGCTTTTTGATGAAAAGCGCCGGGCTATGGGCTTAGGCATTGCTACCAGAAGAGCTCCCCACATGGCATTTCTGGGCAATCCAGGAACAG GTAAAACATTGGTTGCTCGGATTCTTGGAAAGCTCCTACATATGATTGGGATTCTCTCTACTGACAAAGTTACTGAAGTTCAGCGAACTGATCTTGTCGGAGAATTTGTGGGGCATACTGGACCAAAGACGAGGCGGAAG ATAGAAGACGCCGAGGGAGGGATTCTGTTCGTGGATGAAGCTTACAGGTTGATACCAACGCAAAAATCGGATGATAAGGATTATGGTTTGGAGGCACTGGAGGAGATAATGTCTGTGATGGACAGTGGCAAAGTAGTTGTCATATTTGCTGGGTACTGCAAGCAAATGAAGCGTGTCATTGCGTCGAACGATGGTTTCTGTAGGAGGGTCACGAAGTTCTTTTATTTTGATGATTTCACCACGACAGAATTAGCGGAGATATTGCTTCTGAAGATGAATAGCCTGACTGACACTAGTTTGCTTTACGGGTTCAGGCTGCACCAGAGCTGCACCAGAGGTGCTGTTGGAGAGCTGATTGCCAGGGAAACTACTGAGGAGTGGCTTAAACAGATGAACGGAGGTCTGGTAGACACACTTCTTGTCAATGCACGTGAAAACTTGGATCTTCGTCTTGATTTCAGTTGCAATGACGCTGAGACCATGATCACAATCACATTGGAAGACCTGGAAGCAGGCCTAAGGCAGATCTCGAGACAGCGACATTTGCGGTGA
- the LOC123401359 gene encoding protein CbxX, chromosomal isoform X3: MPGPGSQNGRVRPPKTEAIHGLVRAGDVGAVQRKLQENPAFLNDKNPVMRQTPLHVAAGYNNAEIVKFLLDWQGQGADRVEVEAKNMYGETPLHMAVKNSAYESAKLLLERGVHTGAKANNGMSPLHLAVWHALQTGDCSTVSLLLSYNADCNAKDDAMAEFEEAISQIVGLQELKMQLRRWARGMLFDEKRRAMGLGIATRRAPHMAFLGNPGTGKTLVARILGKLLHMIGILSTDKVTEVQRTDLVGEFVGHTGPKTRRKIEDAEGGILFVDEAYRLIPTQKSDDKDYGLEALEEIMSVMDSGKVVVIFAGYCKQMKRVIASNDGFCRRVTKFFYFDDFTTTELAEILLLKMNSLTDTSLLYGFRLHQSCTRGAVGELIARETTEEWLKQMNGGLVDTLLVNARENLDLRLDFSCNDAETMITITLEDLEAGLRQISRQRHLR, translated from the exons ATGCCGGGTCCGGGTAGCCAGAACGGACGGGTGAGGCCGCCCAAGACCGAGGCCATCCACGGCCTCGTGCGCGCTGGCGACGTGGGGGCCGTCCAGAGGAAGTTGCAGGAGAACCCCGCCTTCCTCAACGACAAGAATCCTGTG ATGCGCCAAACACCACTTCATGTCGCAGCTGGATACAACAATGCTGAGATAGTGAAATTCCTTCTTGATTGGCAAGGGCAAGGTGCAGATAGAGTTGAGGTGGAGGCAAAGAACATG TACGGAGAGACACCCCTGCATATGGCAGTAAAAAATAGTGCTTATGAATCAGCAAAATTGCTCCTTGAACGTGGTGTACATACAGGAGCCAAAGCAAAT AATGGCATGTCACCATTGCATTTAGCTGTCTGGCATGCACTTCAAACTGGAGATTGCAGCACCGTCAGTTTGTTGCTAAGCTATAATGCAGATTGCAATGCTAAAGATGAT GCAATGGCGGAGTTTGAAGAAGCAATATCACAAATCGTGGGATTGCAAGAGCTGAAAATGCAATTACGTCGATGGGCCAGGGGAATGCTTTTTGATGAAAAGCGCCGGGCTATGGGCTTAGGCATTGCTACCAGAAGAGCTCCCCACATGGCATTTCTGGGCAATCCAGGAACAG GTAAAACATTGGTTGCTCGGATTCTTGGAAAGCTCCTACATATGATTGGGATTCTCTCTACTGACAAAGTTACTGAAGTTCAGCGAACTGATCTTGTCGGAGAATTTGTGGGGCATACTGGACCAAAGACGAGGCGGAAG ATAGAAGACGCCGAGGGAGGGATTCTGTTCGTGGATGAAGCTTACAGGTTGATACCAACGCAAAAATCGGATGATAAGGATTATGGTTTGGAGGCACTGGAGGAGATAATGTCTGTGATGGACAGTGGCAAAGTAGTTGTCATATTTGCTGGGTACTGCAAGCAAATGAAGCGTGTCATTGCGTCGAACGATGGTTTCTGTAGGAGGGTCACGAAGTTCTTTTATTTTGATGATTTCACCACGACAGAATTAGCGGAGATATTGCTTCTGAAGATGAATAGCCTGACTGACACTAGTTTGCTTTACGGGTTCAGGCTGCACCAGAGCTGCACCAGAGGTGCTGTTGGAGAGCTGATTGCCAGGGAAACTACTGAGGAGTGGCTTAAACAGATGAACGGAGGTCTGGTAGACACACTTCTTGTCAATGCACGTGAAAACTTGGATCTTCGTCTTGATTTCAGTTGCAATGACGCTGAGACCATGATCACAATCACATTGGAAGACCTGGAAGCAGGCCTAAGGCAGATCTCGAGACAGCGACATTTGCGGTGA
- the LOC123401359 gene encoding protein CbxX, chromosomal isoform X2, with amino-acid sequence MCSVSVGKMRQTPLHVAAGYNNAEIVKFLLDWQGQGADRVEVEAKNMYGETPLHMAVKNSAYESAKLLLERGVHTGAKANNGMSPLHLAVWHALQTGDCSTVSLLLSYNADCNAKDDEGKIPLNHIPGGAGNDMLLQLLTRHMEEQRKQKALMTCHEQQAMAEFEEAISQIVGLQELKMQLRRWARGMLFDEKRRAMGLGIATRRAPHMAFLGNPGTGKTLVARILGKLLHMIGILSTDKVTEVQRTDLVGEFVGHTGPKTRRKIEDAEGGILFVDEAYRLIPTQKSDDKDYGLEALEEIMSVMDSGKVVVIFAGYCKQMKRVIASNDGFCRRVTKFFYFDDFTTTELAEILLLKMNSLTDTSLLYGFRLHQSCTRGAVGELIARETTEEWLKQMNGGLVDTLLVNARENLDLRLDFSCNDAETMITITLEDLEAGLRQISRQRHLR; translated from the exons ATGTGCAGTGTCTCCGTGGGCAAG ATGCGCCAAACACCACTTCATGTCGCAGCTGGATACAACAATGCTGAGATAGTGAAATTCCTTCTTGATTGGCAAGGGCAAGGTGCAGATAGAGTTGAGGTGGAGGCAAAGAACATG TACGGAGAGACACCCCTGCATATGGCAGTAAAAAATAGTGCTTATGAATCAGCAAAATTGCTCCTTGAACGTGGTGTACATACAGGAGCCAAAGCAAAT AATGGCATGTCACCATTGCATTTAGCTGTCTGGCATGCACTTCAAACTGGAGATTGCAGCACCGTCAGTTTGTTGCTAAGCTATAATGCAGATTGCAATGCTAAAGATGAT GAAGGCAAAATCCCTTTAAATCATATCCCAGGAGGAGCTGGCAATGATATgctgctccagctcctcactcgccATATGGaagaacaaagaaaacaaaaagccCTCATGACATGCCATGAACAACAGGCAATGGCGGAGTTTGAAGAAGCAATATCACAAATCGTGGGATTGCAAGAGCTGAAAATGCAATTACGTCGATGGGCCAGGGGAATGCTTTTTGATGAAAAGCGCCGGGCTATGGGCTTAGGCATTGCTACCAGAAGAGCTCCCCACATGGCATTTCTGGGCAATCCAGGAACAG GTAAAACATTGGTTGCTCGGATTCTTGGAAAGCTCCTACATATGATTGGGATTCTCTCTACTGACAAAGTTACTGAAGTTCAGCGAACTGATCTTGTCGGAGAATTTGTGGGGCATACTGGACCAAAGACGAGGCGGAAG ATAGAAGACGCCGAGGGAGGGATTCTGTTCGTGGATGAAGCTTACAGGTTGATACCAACGCAAAAATCGGATGATAAGGATTATGGTTTGGAGGCACTGGAGGAGATAATGTCTGTGATGGACAGTGGCAAAGTAGTTGTCATATTTGCTGGGTACTGCAAGCAAATGAAGCGTGTCATTGCGTCGAACGATGGTTTCTGTAGGAGGGTCACGAAGTTCTTTTATTTTGATGATTTCACCACGACAGAATTAGCGGAGATATTGCTTCTGAAGATGAATAGCCTGACTGACACTAGTTTGCTTTACGGGTTCAGGCTGCACCAGAGCTGCACCAGAGGTGCTGTTGGAGAGCTGATTGCCAGGGAAACTACTGAGGAGTGGCTTAAACAGATGAACGGAGGTCTGGTAGACACACTTCTTGTCAATGCACGTGAAAACTTGGATCTTCGTCTTGATTTCAGTTGCAATGACGCTGAGACCATGATCACAATCACATTGGAAGACCTGGAAGCAGGCCTAAGGCAGATCTCGAGACAGCGACATTTGCGGTGA